In Vibrio bathopelagicus, the following are encoded in one genomic region:
- a CDS encoding efflux RND transporter permease subunit, protein MRHIISYFAARGFLARVITMMVFAVGIASLSIIKMQEDPEVAFPEVEIVTHYPGASPQDIELNITNKIEKELRGVQNIREMTSESTEGTSLILLEVAEDADIADVVRKIQQAVDRVSGLPKDISDPPLVLQESTSSFEVLRFGVTTTGNYSDLQQYARQLEKRIKSISGIGTATMSGFREREFWIEVDPSKASRYNLTFNDIMTSVNSRNLSLSGGVVESWKSEHRLVTLTQVTSAKELEDTIIRVLPDGGLVRVQDIATVTDGFEKATEYGMINNQQAILFNITKTANADVRTAISAVLDTLDIEREKHGGKFDFHTSINLAKDMEDKFSIVASNGGLGLVLVLIVLGMALMRQVAFWVAVSIPFCIFGVLALIPGMGMTLDAISLAALLLVIGIIVDDSVIVAESIYSEREKGASPLDAAIEGTLKVYKPVLASLTTTILVFIPIFFIPGELGMEIAVIPLTVIMALTFSWFECTVTLPAHLADALKKPNLNTRKIHVFNKVVTRYEAVLTRALQHKFKVVLFALLMLGASGAIVATLRLDFFPAQAAKYIEVYTEVKPGTPMDKVRAAHRQVEQAISALPDSEMLSYEMTYSTPVSTGLINLTNAEDRERTADVIADELSNKLSEITSVPFIKFTVDAGGAPPGEPVEVRVIGQNKESRDHAVQVIEAWLGQHIGLSNVTNNEELKDQQLEIVPQYEWLARYGLTVDDLATTLRVAFDGEKVSTTWIGDEEVGLRVILIERYRNLEKLRNTKIYTADGTQVPLSRLAHVRYTQAERIILHFNGDRQVLVTAQVEGNALDPDEITDELWEAVKGQISSDVMLDIGGEVEATEEALGGIVVAFPSAILGIYFVLAIMFGSLVQPLLVISVIPFALVASLMALFLHMQPISLFALIGALGMCGVVVNNSLVLIVRINDLRDQGMEITQAVIQAAKTRLRPILLTSVTTVVGLLPLAYGIGGADVYMGPMALTLGYGLLFSVPIVLFIVPCLYVVISRRKMTI, encoded by the coding sequence ATGAGACATATTATTAGCTACTTTGCGGCTCGAGGTTTTTTGGCTCGGGTAATTACAATGATGGTTTTTGCGGTAGGCATTGCTTCATTGAGCATTATTAAGATGCAAGAAGACCCAGAAGTGGCCTTTCCAGAAGTAGAGATTGTTACCCATTATCCAGGTGCTTCACCGCAAGACATTGAACTGAACATTACCAATAAAATTGAAAAAGAGCTGCGTGGGGTGCAAAACATCCGCGAAATGACATCGGAATCAACAGAGGGGACTTCACTGATTTTACTGGAGGTCGCTGAAGATGCTGATATCGCAGATGTAGTACGTAAAATTCAGCAAGCGGTTGATCGAGTCAGTGGGTTACCGAAAGATATCTCAGACCCTCCGCTTGTTCTCCAAGAAAGTACCTCGTCCTTTGAAGTTTTACGTTTTGGTGTAACGACAACTGGTAATTACAGCGATCTTCAGCAGTATGCCCGTCAGCTTGAAAAACGAATCAAATCGATATCAGGTATTGGGACTGCAACTATGTCTGGCTTTCGTGAACGAGAGTTTTGGATTGAGGTAGATCCAAGCAAAGCGAGTCGCTACAACCTCACGTTTAACGATATTATGACATCGGTAAACAGTCGAAATTTATCGTTATCAGGTGGTGTTGTTGAATCGTGGAAGTCAGAACATCGTCTTGTTACCTTAACGCAGGTGACCAGTGCAAAAGAGCTAGAAGACACCATCATTCGTGTTTTGCCTGATGGTGGGCTAGTACGAGTTCAAGATATCGCAACGGTCACTGATGGGTTCGAGAAAGCCACTGAATACGGCATGATTAACAACCAACAAGCGATTTTATTTAATATCACTAAGACGGCTAACGCAGATGTACGCACCGCTATTAGTGCGGTATTAGATACACTCGATATTGAACGCGAAAAGCATGGTGGTAAGTTCGATTTTCATACGTCGATTAACCTTGCTAAAGACATGGAAGATAAGTTCTCTATTGTTGCGAGCAACGGCGGTTTAGGTCTAGTTCTCGTATTAATCGTGTTGGGTATGGCTCTGATGCGTCAGGTTGCTTTCTGGGTCGCTGTCTCTATTCCTTTCTGTATTTTTGGCGTCTTGGCTTTAATCCCTGGAATGGGGATGACCTTAGATGCAATAAGCTTGGCTGCTCTCTTACTCGTTATCGGTATTATTGTCGATGACTCGGTAATCGTTGCAGAAAGTATTTACAGCGAAAGAGAGAAAGGTGCATCGCCACTGGATGCCGCCATTGAGGGAACGCTAAAAGTCTATAAGCCAGTTCTGGCAAGCTTAACCACTACGATCCTCGTGTTTATCCCAATCTTCTTTATTCCGGGAGAGCTAGGGATGGAGATTGCGGTCATACCTCTAACTGTCATTATGGCTCTGACGTTTTCTTGGTTTGAGTGTACGGTTACGTTGCCAGCTCACTTAGCCGATGCACTTAAAAAACCAAACTTAAACACTCGAAAGATACATGTGTTCAATAAAGTGGTTACTCGTTATGAAGCGGTTCTTACTCGTGCGTTGCAACACAAGTTTAAAGTCGTTCTATTCGCGTTACTTATGTTGGGTGCTAGTGGGGCTATAGTTGCAACACTCAGGTTAGATTTCTTCCCAGCTCAAGCGGCAAAATACATAGAGGTTTACACAGAAGTTAAACCCGGCACTCCAATGGATAAGGTACGAGCAGCACATCGTCAAGTGGAGCAAGCGATTAGTGCTTTGCCTGATTCGGAAATGCTGAGTTATGAAATGACCTATTCGACGCCAGTAAGTACAGGATTAATTAATTTAACCAATGCGGAAGATAGAGAGAGAACCGCAGACGTTATCGCGGACGAGTTAAGCAACAAGCTCAGTGAGATTACTTCTGTCCCGTTTATTAAATTTACAGTAGATGCGGGCGGAGCACCTCCCGGTGAGCCTGTAGAAGTACGTGTGATTGGTCAAAACAAGGAGTCTCGTGATCATGCCGTTCAAGTGATTGAAGCGTGGTTGGGGCAACACATCGGCTTGAGTAACGTGACGAACAATGAAGAGCTTAAAGATCAACAGCTTGAAATTGTGCCTCAATACGAGTGGCTCGCTCGCTATGGTTTAACTGTCGATGATTTGGCGACTACCTTGCGCGTAGCATTTGATGGCGAGAAGGTGTCGACAACTTGGATTGGTGATGAAGAGGTTGGTCTTCGAGTCATATTAATAGAACGCTACCGTAACCTTGAGAAATTGCGAAATACCAAGATCTATACCGCGGACGGAACTCAAGTACCTTTAAGTCGATTGGCTCACGTACGATACACTCAAGCAGAACGTATCATCTTGCATTTCAATGGCGACCGACAAGTGTTGGTTACGGCTCAAGTAGAGGGTAATGCGCTTGATCCTGATGAAATCACAGATGAGCTATGGGAAGCCGTGAAAGGTCAAATAAGCTCTGATGTCATGTTGGATATTGGTGGTGAAGTGGAAGCAACTGAAGAAGCACTAGGGGGAATTGTGGTTGCTTTTCCATCTGCTATTCTCGGGATCTACTTTGTGCTGGCCATAATGTTTGGCTCGTTGGTTCAGCCGTTATTAGTTATCTCAGTTATCCCTTTTGCTTTGGTAGCCTCTTTGATGGCGCTATTTCTCCATATGCAGCCTATCTCGTTATTCGCCTTAATCGGTGCGCTTGGTATGTGTGGGGTAGTGGTCAACAACTCCTTGGTGTTGATAGTTAGAATTAATGACTTACGAGACCAAGGTATGGAGATCACTCAAGCTGTGATTCAAGCTGCGAAAACTCGTTTAAGGCCAATCTTATTGACTTCTGTAACGACAGTCGTTGGCTTGTTACCTTTGGCTTATGGTATTGGGGGGGCAGATGTGTATATGGGGCCAATGGCATTAACCTTAGGCTATGGCCTACTATTCTCTGTGCCAATCGTACTGTTCATTGTCCCTTGCTTGTATGTCGTGATATCGAGACGGAAAATGACTATTTAG
- a CDS encoding VF530 family protein, with the protein MTEEERIELQQNNPLHGLKLDTMITELVDHYGWEILDAAMRMNCFNTKPTVASAVKYLKKTEWAREKVENFYLYRFKRMPKASDIEYQMPPRSRTFRHGLEPREPMELTVESIHASQAKAASAFKERRGGNGRNFRR; encoded by the coding sequence ATGACTGAAGAAGAAAGAATTGAACTGCAGCAAAATAACCCGCTGCACGGCTTGAAGCTAGATACGATGATCACTGAATTAGTGGATCATTATGGTTGGGAAATTTTGGACGCAGCAATGCGCATGAACTGCTTTAACACAAAGCCAACCGTTGCAAGTGCCGTTAAATATTTGAAAAAAACAGAGTGGGCTCGTGAAAAGGTTGAAAACTTCTACCTTTACCGTTTTAAGCGTATGCCTAAAGCGTCGGACATCGAATACCAGATGCCTCCGCGTTCACGTACATTCCGTCACGGACTAGAGCCTCGTGAACCAATGGAATTGACGGTAGAGTCTATCCACGCTTCACAAGCTAAAGCTGCATCTGCATTTAAAGAGCGTCGTGGCGGCAACGGTCGTAACTTTCGTCGCTAG
- a CDS encoding sulfite exporter TauE/SafE family protein: protein MDWLILFLSGVIGGVLNSIAGGGSFITFPALLFAGVPPIAANATNTFASCAGYISGAYALRHEIQSGTKQLKLVVGLCVIGGGIGAFLLLHTPEALFTQSVPWLLLFAALLFTFGGTLNKWLKKVTAKHKHATSAGAFFSALLLLIVCIYGGYFNAGLGIVTLSYLALAGYTNINVMNGIKLLVSACASLAAIVFFVVNGSIDWPSGMAVLFGTLVGGYYSAKVSRRIPQQYVRTTVIIASFLITAYFFYAN from the coding sequence ATGGATTGGTTGATTCTATTCTTATCAGGCGTGATTGGCGGTGTACTGAACTCCATTGCTGGCGGAGGCAGTTTTATCACCTTCCCCGCTCTATTGTTTGCTGGCGTGCCTCCGATTGCAGCCAACGCGACCAACACCTTTGCTTCATGCGCTGGTTACATCAGTGGTGCTTATGCACTGCGCCATGAAATTCAATCTGGCACCAAACAACTCAAACTCGTTGTCGGGCTATGTGTAATTGGCGGCGGCATTGGTGCATTTTTACTACTACACACACCAGAAGCGCTATTTACTCAATCCGTACCTTGGTTGTTGCTGTTCGCCGCTCTGCTTTTTACCTTTGGTGGCACACTCAATAAATGGCTAAAGAAAGTAACCGCTAAACATAAGCACGCCACCAGCGCAGGCGCATTCTTTTCCGCTTTATTGCTTTTGATTGTTTGTATCTACGGTGGGTATTTTAATGCAGGTTTAGGGATTGTGACATTGAGTTATTTGGCACTGGCAGGATATACCAATATCAACGTGATGAATGGCATCAAATTGTTGGTATCGGCATGCGCATCACTCGCGGCAATCGTGTTCTTTGTTGTAAATGGTTCGATTGATTGGCCGTCAGGTATGGCCGTTTTGTTTGGGACATTGGTCGGTGGTTACTATTCAGCAAAAGTTTCTCGCCGTATTCCTCAACAATATGTTCGTACCACAGTGATCATCGCTAGCTTTTTGATCACCGCTTACTTTTTCTATGCTAACTAA
- a CDS encoding tripartite tricarboxylate transporter permease — protein MLDGILQGLSTAVMPMNIMMVIVGCFVGTFIGMLPGLGPISAIALMIPITYGLDPSSGLILMAGVYYGAVFGGSTSSILINAPGCSSTVVTAFDGYPMAQKGQAGKALALAAYSSFTGGTLSAIMLLIAAPALASVSLSFQSSDYFALMLLGLSAVAAFAGPGQVIKAWMMTILGLMLSTVGIDKGVGVERFTFGLTDLMDGFSFLLLAMATFALGETLMGILKPEKDTSGEESQKMADIGSMKVTKEEFKEVAPVSIRSSILGFFTGVLPGAGATIAAFLSYGMERSLAPKDKQKEFGKGSIRGLVAPESANNAASSGSFVPLLTLGIPGSGTTAIMLGALIAYGIQPGPRLFVEHPDVFWSVIISMYFGNIVLVILNLPLIPYISKLLAVPRTVLLPMIIFFSITGVYLVSFNTMDVFVMLIVAMAAIALRLANFPLAPLLLGFILGGLMEENLRRALMISDGELSFLWERPITMTFTILAVLVLSSPILVKLFKSFRAKPVEV, from the coding sequence ATGTTAGATGGAATTTTACAAGGACTTTCTACCGCTGTGATGCCAATGAACATCATGATGGTAATCGTGGGCTGTTTCGTGGGTACCTTTATCGGGATGCTACCGGGACTCGGTCCAATTTCAGCAATTGCACTGATGATCCCTATTACTTACGGCCTTGACCCTTCTTCAGGTCTTATTTTGATGGCGGGTGTCTATTATGGCGCGGTATTTGGTGGCTCAACATCATCAATCTTAATCAATGCTCCGGGTTGTTCGTCTACGGTAGTAACGGCATTCGACGGCTACCCAATGGCGCAAAAAGGCCAAGCTGGTAAAGCCCTTGCCCTTGCAGCCTACTCTTCTTTTACTGGTGGTACGCTTTCTGCAATTATGCTGTTGATCGCAGCACCAGCTCTAGCAAGCGTGTCATTAAGCTTCCAGTCTTCTGACTACTTTGCACTGATGCTATTAGGTTTATCAGCTGTAGCGGCATTTGCAGGTCCAGGTCAGGTCATCAAGGCATGGATGATGACTATCTTAGGTTTAATGCTATCAACTGTGGGTATCGACAAAGGTGTCGGTGTAGAACGTTTCACATTTGGTCTAACGGACCTGATGGACGGATTCAGCTTCCTACTTCTTGCAATGGCAACATTCGCTTTAGGTGAAACTTTAATGGGTATTTTGAAACCAGAGAAAGACACCAGCGGCGAAGAAAGCCAAAAGATGGCCGATATTGGTAGCATGAAAGTGACCAAAGAAGAGTTCAAAGAAGTCGCGCCCGTTTCGATTCGTTCTTCGATCCTTGGTTTCTTTACTGGCGTTCTACCTGGTGCTGGTGCAACGATTGCCGCATTCTTGAGTTACGGTATGGAACGTAGCCTCGCGCCAAAAGACAAACAGAAAGAATTTGGTAAAGGCAGCATTCGTGGTCTTGTTGCACCTGAATCAGCAAACAATGCCGCATCAAGTGGTTCATTCGTACCACTACTAACACTTGGTATTCCGGGCTCTGGTACTACAGCAATCATGCTAGGTGCATTGATTGCATACGGTATCCAACCGGGTCCTCGCCTGTTCGTTGAGCATCCAGATGTATTCTGGTCGGTGATTATCTCGATGTACTTTGGCAACATCGTGCTGGTTATCTTAAACCTACCGTTGATCCCTTATATCTCTAAACTGCTAGCGGTACCAAGAACGGTACTACTGCCAATGATTATCTTCTTCTCAATCACTGGCGTGTACTTGGTGTCTTTCAACACGATGGATGTCTTTGTAATGCTAATTGTGGCGATGGCGGCGATAGCGTTAAGGCTGGCCAACTTCCCACTCGCGCCATTACTGCTTGGCTTCATATTAGGTGGTTTGATGGAAGAGAACTTGAGACGCGCCCTAATGATCAGTGATGGTGAGCTCAGCTTCCTTTGGGAACGCCCTATCACCATGACATTCACTATCTTGGCGGTATTGGTTCTCTCTAGTCCGATTCTAGTTAAGCTGTTCAAGAGCTTTAGAGCAAAACCAGTTGAAGTTTAG
- a CDS encoding tripartite tricarboxylate transporter TctB family protein, producing the protein MSDLPTKFLSKESLLSKDRLGAMIFMLACLCYGYQTTLIPLFPGDEYEPFTARTLPTLLTFIGIGLSLILLVTGQPDQKIKCDTTPLNWRLLIGFLVLMALYGVGLTYLGFVLATSFFLLAGFYLLGERRKAVLFGASFPFVIAFFLLLTQGLDIYLEPGLIFTLW; encoded by the coding sequence ATGTCGGACTTACCAACCAAATTTCTGAGTAAGGAATCCCTGCTTTCTAAAGATCGCCTCGGCGCAATGATCTTTATGTTGGCGTGCTTATGCTATGGCTACCAAACCACACTGATTCCTTTATTCCCCGGTGACGAGTATGAACCGTTTACTGCAAGAACACTGCCTACCCTGCTGACCTTCATTGGCATCGGGCTATCGTTGATCCTACTCGTCACAGGGCAACCGGATCAGAAAATCAAATGTGACACCACACCTTTGAACTGGCGATTACTGATTGGCTTTCTTGTGCTGATGGCACTGTACGGTGTTGGACTGACTTATCTTGGCTTCGTTTTAGCGACTAGCTTCTTCTTACTTGCAGGCTTCTACCTGCTGGGTGAACGCCGCAAAGCGGTTTTATTTGGGGCGTCGTTTCCTTTCGTTATCGCGTTCTTTCTTCTTTTAACTCAAGGCTTAGATATCTACCTAGAGCCTGGTTTAATCTTCACTCTTTGGTAG
- a CDS encoding tripartite tricarboxylate transporter substrate binding protein codes for MFKALKPTLAASIIAATFSFNTFAADVEKIHFLIPGGAGGGWDMTARGTGDVLVKSDIVENVSFQNLSGGGGGKAIAHLIETAQRQEDTLMVNSTPIVVRSLTGIFPQSFRDLTPVAATIADYGAIVASADSKYNTWEDVVKEFESNPRKVKIAGGSARGSMDHLVVAAAFKGEGFDAKKVRYIAYDAGGKAMAALLSGETQLLSTGLGEVLEMSKSGQVKVLAVTAPKRLDAAPNIPTLTEYGNETVFANWRGFFAAPGTSQAKIDEWNEALGKMYKTDEWQVVRDRNGWIDNYKADKDFYAFLEDQEKQMGDLMRELGFLK; via the coding sequence ATGTTCAAGGCACTGAAACCTACTCTTGCGGCTTCTATCATCGCAGCAACCTTTTCTTTTAACACTTTTGCTGCTGACGTAGAGAAAATCCACTTCCTAATCCCTGGCGGCGCTGGTGGCGGTTGGGATATGACAGCTCGTGGTACGGGTGATGTATTAGTGAAATCAGACATCGTAGAAAATGTCTCTTTCCAAAACTTGTCTGGTGGCGGCGGCGGTAAAGCAATTGCTCACCTAATTGAAACCGCTCAACGTCAAGAAGATACACTAATGGTGAACTCAACGCCTATCGTTGTGCGCTCGTTAACAGGTATCTTCCCACAGTCTTTCCGCGACTTAACTCCAGTTGCAGCAACTATTGCCGATTACGGTGCAATCGTCGCGTCTGCAGATTCTAAGTACAACACTTGGGAAGACGTAGTAAAAGAATTCGAAAGCAACCCACGTAAAGTAAAAATTGCTGGCGGCTCTGCTCGTGGCAGCATGGATCACCTTGTTGTGGCAGCAGCATTCAAAGGCGAAGGTTTTGACGCTAAGAAAGTGCGTTACATTGCCTATGATGCCGGTGGTAAAGCAATGGCCGCACTGCTTTCTGGTGAAACCCAACTGCTTTCAACAGGCCTTGGTGAAGTGTTAGAGATGTCTAAGTCTGGCCAAGTAAAAGTATTGGCAGTGACGGCACCAAAACGTCTTGATGCTGCTCCAAACATTCCAACACTAACGGAATACGGCAATGAAACTGTATTTGCCAACTGGCGTGGTTTCTTCGCAGCTCCAGGCACTAGTCAAGCAAAAATCGACGAGTGGAATGAAGCGCTAGGCAAAATGTACAAGACCGATGAATGGCAAGTCGTTCGTGACCGTAACGGTTGGATTGACAACTACAAAGCAGACAAAGATTTTTACGCGTTCCTAGAAGACCAAGAAAAACAAATGGGCGACCTAATGCGTGAGCTTGGTTTCTTGAAATAA
- a CDS encoding response regulator — translation MNTVSRFASDSKKILISFIIATIVLFSVAVAAWFNLNNRFVGIEDYAVSTQLLTSLDKLRVHELSFSNERIPQSAQLFYKEAELSKELVEAFAAHNQNPHAEISLTGYINQFIKYADLIELSEKARDRMNQKSLAATDLLTEMQSAHKDTINAVSQDVKQLRILSEDQADRVMKIGGLTTLSAKVQNLEKEFLLTGSPQTYALTKIEIQKISALITQLKNEVTDPQGTELLQTVQQAQNRYYTNLVQLQGLSSSAVQLKTSITKQVSRSGIELSRASTMLNSQQQGLLTDLNKQIGHAQSRLSSQLSIGENLLIIQTLLSQSEQLNRDFSLAKSADQSVISEQVFTLIGEMQSVSLAAADILTLYAPEMNITAFDQHVTFYEAEFSNLARAQLLSHQVLKEMNANFTQLHDLVANAYMAESDNVKDSSSVSSHLAIGGLIFFLIILLMGLLANKAHSALEHFATNLAVARDEADAANHAKSDFLANMSHEIRTPMNAIIGMSYLALKTDLTKAQRNYIHKVKLSSDTLLGLINDILDFSKIEAGKLDIENVDFHLENVLDNITNLVGLRASERGLELLIQVDRDVPTNLIGDPLRLGQILINLSNNAVKFTEKGEVKISISVEERDGDDIKLNFAVSDSGIGMTQEQAAKLFNKFTQADSSTTRKYGGTGLGLAISKELSQLMGGDIHVSTELGKGSTFSFTIATRVSHSITQNRVVVPASINHLKVLVVDDNSSARLIVGDILESLKLTPTLSASVDEALVELHTADANNKPFDLIISDWKMPKRDGVDLLEALNLGLSLSKEPKIMMLTAYGREELAEAITKRGFEVPSILDKPITSSHLFDSIVSLYGLDSDRVSRSELEQQNQLANVQQLAGANILLVEDNEINQELATELLEGQQIKVTIAENGQQAIDLYQQAIADDTPFDGILMDCQMPIMDGYEATEHIRNEIKDTHTPIIAMTANVMERDKEKALNCGMSDIIAKPIDVGSMFATLANWVSPSNPVQFNVSLQESTNTLQEENNAEKEPEALPVISGLDTNMGLMRASNNHQLYLKLLKRFFEAYSDEETLASELSSSAQQRYLHTLKGVAGNLGASDLHSLCEKLESELTDTDLKDKVIKTTITLSQQIANSLSKSDPTHKYPEEQQANTAPSPNQPNAKLYRQLLEAVANDDTEALNIILNIEDGSVVGLSPSEFKRLEGALEEFDFDTANELLKNSALTNSS, via the coding sequence ATGAATACTGTTTCCAGATTCGCATCTGATTCTAAAAAAATACTCATCTCTTTTATTATTGCCACCATAGTGCTGTTCTCGGTGGCGGTTGCCGCATGGTTTAACCTAAACAATCGCTTCGTCGGCATTGAAGACTACGCGGTCAGTACTCAATTGCTTACCTCCCTCGACAAGCTTCGCGTTCACGAACTCTCTTTTAGCAACGAGCGTATACCGCAATCTGCGCAACTCTTCTATAAAGAAGCAGAACTGTCAAAGGAGTTGGTCGAAGCCTTTGCTGCTCATAACCAAAACCCGCACGCTGAAATATCGCTCACTGGATATATAAATCAATTCATCAAATACGCTGACTTGATTGAGTTGAGCGAGAAAGCTCGTGATCGAATGAACCAAAAATCGCTAGCGGCCACTGATCTGCTTACGGAAATGCAAAGCGCTCACAAAGACACAATCAATGCGGTTAGCCAAGACGTTAAACAACTTAGAATATTAAGTGAAGATCAAGCTGATAGAGTTATGAAAATTGGTGGGCTCACAACACTCAGTGCCAAAGTTCAAAACTTAGAAAAGGAATTTCTGCTGACTGGTTCGCCACAAACATATGCGTTAACCAAGATTGAAATCCAGAAGATATCAGCATTAATTACTCAGCTTAAAAACGAGGTCACAGACCCACAAGGCACGGAGTTACTACAAACTGTCCAACAAGCTCAGAACCGCTACTACACTAACCTAGTTCAGCTACAAGGCTTGTCTAGCTCTGCAGTACAACTCAAAACATCAATCACCAAGCAAGTATCTCGCAGCGGTATTGAGCTATCACGCGCTTCAACGATGCTTAACTCACAGCAACAAGGTTTATTAACCGACCTCAACAAACAGATAGGACATGCTCAATCTCGCCTTTCATCTCAGCTTTCAATCGGTGAAAATCTGCTGATTATTCAAACGCTGTTAAGCCAATCAGAGCAGCTCAATCGTGATTTTTCGTTAGCGAAATCTGCTGATCAATCGGTGATATCAGAACAAGTCTTTACTTTGATCGGTGAAATGCAGTCTGTGTCACTCGCAGCGGCTGACATTCTGACGTTATACGCACCTGAAATGAATATCACCGCGTTTGATCAACACGTGACATTTTATGAAGCCGAATTTTCTAACCTAGCCAGAGCTCAACTGCTTAGCCATCAAGTATTGAAAGAGATGAACGCTAATTTCACTCAACTGCATGACTTAGTTGCGAATGCTTATATGGCGGAAAGTGATAATGTAAAAGACTCTTCAAGCGTCTCATCACACCTTGCCATTGGTGGCTTAATATTCTTTTTGATCATTTTGTTGATGGGCCTGTTAGCCAACAAAGCGCATTCAGCCCTTGAGCACTTTGCAACAAACTTAGCCGTTGCACGTGACGAAGCTGATGCCGCCAATCATGCTAAATCCGATTTCTTAGCTAACATGAGCCATGAAATCAGAACACCGATGAACGCCATCATTGGTATGAGCTATTTGGCACTAAAAACCGATTTAACTAAGGCACAACGTAACTACATCCATAAAGTGAAACTCTCTTCAGACACCTTACTTGGGCTAATCAATGACATTCTCGACTTCTCTAAAATCGAAGCGGGTAAATTAGACATAGAAAACGTCGATTTCCATCTCGAGAACGTACTAGACAACATTACTAACTTGGTTGGCCTACGAGCTTCTGAGCGTGGCTTAGAGCTTCTAATCCAAGTAGACCGAGATGTGCCAACCAATCTTATTGGTGATCCGCTAAGGCTTGGCCAGATCTTGATTAACCTCAGCAACAATGCCGTTAAATTCACAGAGAAAGGCGAAGTGAAAATTTCTATCTCTGTTGAAGAAAGAGATGGTGACGACATAAAACTGAATTTTGCTGTCTCTGATAGCGGAATAGGTATGACACAAGAGCAAGCCGCTAAACTGTTCAATAAGTTCACTCAAGCCGATAGCTCTACCACTCGGAAATATGGTGGTACGGGTTTGGGCTTAGCGATCAGTAAGGAGCTCAGCCAATTAATGGGTGGAGACATTCACGTTTCAACGGAACTTGGTAAAGGCTCAACCTTCTCATTTACGATCGCAACTCGCGTTAGTCACTCAATAACCCAAAACCGAGTGGTGGTTCCCGCTTCGATTAATCATTTGAAGGTGTTGGTTGTTGATGACAACTCTAGTGCACGCTTGATCGTTGGCGATATTTTAGAATCTCTAAAACTCACTCCAACGTTAAGTGCTTCTGTTGATGAAGCGTTAGTGGAATTACACACCGCAGATGCTAACAATAAACCCTTTGATCTTATTATCTCAGATTGGAAAATGCCTAAACGCGACGGTGTTGATCTGTTAGAAGCGCTCAATCTCGGCTTATCACTGAGTAAAGAGCCGAAAATAATGATGCTAACCGCTTATGGCCGAGAAGAATTAGCCGAAGCCATTACTAAAAGAGGCTTTGAGGTTCCGAGTATTTTAGACAAGCCGATTACCTCTTCTCACCTCTTTGACTCTATCGTGTCTCTTTATGGGCTTGATTCAGATCGCGTCTCTCGTAGCGAATTGGAACAACAGAATCAGCTTGCGAATGTTCAACAACTGGCTGGTGCTAACATCTTGTTGGTTGAAGACAACGAGATAAACCAAGAGCTCGCGACAGAGCTGTTAGAAGGCCAGCAGATTAAAGTCACCATTGCTGAGAATGGACAACAAGCCATCGATCTTTATCAACAAGCCATTGCTGATGATACCCCTTTCGATGGCATCTTGATGGACTGCCAAATGCCAATCATGGACGGATATGAAGCAACTGAGCATATCCGCAACGAGATAAAAGACACTCACACCCCAATCATTGCGATGACAGCAAACGTAATGGAGCGAGATAAAGAGAAAGCACTCAATTGCGGGATGAGTGACATTATCGCAAAACCGATTGATGTCGGCTCTATGTTCGCGACCTTGGCAAATTGGGTTTCACCGTCTAACCCTGTGCAGTTCAATGTTTCATTGCAAGAGTCCACCAATACTCTACAAGAAGAAAACAACGCAGAAAAAGAACCCGAGGCGTTACCTGTCATTAGTGGTCTTGATACCAACATGGGATTGATGAGGGCAAGCAACAATCACCAGCTATACCTAAAACTACTAAAGCGATTTTTTGAAGCTTACTCTGACGAAGAAACTTTAGCCTCCGAACTATCAAGCAGTGCTCAGCAGCGTTACTTACACACACTCAAAGGTGTCGCTGGTAACCTGGGGGCTAGCGACTTGCATAGTCTATGTGAAAAGCTGGAATCCGAACTCACGGATACCGATTTAAAAGACAAGGTCATCAAAACCACGATCACGTTAAGCCAACAGATCGCAAACTCGCTCTCAAAGTCAGATCCAACCCATAAATATCCGGAAGAACAACAGGCAAACACGGCTCCATCACCCAATCAGCCAAACGCCAAGTTGTACCGTCAATTACTGGAAGCCGTTGCCAACGATGATACAGAAGCACTCAACATCATTCTTAACATTGAAGATGGTTCAGTAGTGGGCTTATCTCCTTCTGAGTTCAAAAGGTTGGAAGGCGCGCTAGAGGAATTCGACTTCGATACCGCCAATGAACTGCTAAAAAACTCAGCACTCACGAACTCATCGTGA